The genomic region CGGCGATCTCGGAGCTCGACGTGGGCTTGCAGACGGCCCGCGGCTGCCTCTGAACGATGTGGCCAAAATCCTGCGCCGCAGCCGCGCGGGATTTCGCGTCGTCCGCAAGCAACGCCTTGGGCGGTCGCGGGTCGCGCGAGCCCGGCGATTGTGCGGCAAGGGTGGCCGAAGCCAGCGTCGCCGTGACGCCGACGCCCGCGTGCAAGAGTGTCCGTCGATTGGGAGTCATGGTGCAGTCCTCTGCGCCCTCGCCGGGCGGATGGGCCCCTGCGCTTCAAGTTGCGATCGACTGCTCGCCGGGACAACCGGCGCATCGCGAGATAGACATTCCCGCCAATCGAGAGAATGCGTTCCCGCGTGTCGGCTCAAAGCCGCTCGTGCTTCAATCTCTCCGCCAGCAGGTCAACGAAGAGGTGCGTCTTGGCCGGCGGTATCGCACTCGGCGGAAACACGGCGCGCACGGGCGTTCGCGGCGCCTCGTACGCCTCCAGCACGATTTCGAGCGCGCCCTGATCGACGAGATCGCGGATCTGCCAGAACGGCCCGTATCCGACACCGAGGCCATGACGAGCGGCGGCATGCGCAGCAGTCATGTTGTCGGTGTGAAAGCGGCCGTTCACCGGCACGATCGCCGCGCGGCCGTCGACCTGAAAGCGCCATGTGTCCACTTCGCCGCGACCGGTCCTGCGCAGGATGCATTGATGGTCGGCAAGATCGCTCGGATGAAGCGGGTGGCCACGACACGCGAAATAGTCGGGCGCGCCGTAGACAACCGTGCGCAGCTCGCCCAACCGCCGGGTCTTCAGCGACGAGTCCGGCAATTCCCTGATCCGCACGGCGAGATCAAAGCCGTCGCCGACGACGTCGACAGGCCGGTCGGACATGTTGACGTCGACTTCGATCTGCGGGAAGCGCGCCATGAACTCGGCGATCACGGGCACCATATGGGTTGAACCGAACAGGACCGGTGCTGCGACCTTGAGCAGTCCCGACGGCTCGTCGCGCCGGTTCGCAGCCTCGAGCCGCGCTTCGGTGATTTCCGCAAAGGCCGGTTTGACGCGGCGATAGAACGCCAGTCCCGC from Bradyrhizobium sp. CB1015 harbors:
- a CDS encoding LysR family transcriptional regulator, translated to MEEIEVFLAVVEAGSQTAAARQLGRSLQSVNRALAALEQSVGVELVRRTTRQSVATEAGLAFYRRVKPAFAEITEARLEAANRRDEPSGLLKVAAPVLFGSTHMVPVIAEFMARFPQIEVDVNMSDRPVDVVGDGFDLAVRIRELPDSSLKTRRLGELRTVVYGAPDYFACRGHPLHPSDLADHQCILRRTGRGEVDTWRFQVDGRAAIVPVNGRFHTDNMTAAHAAARHGLGVGYGPFWQIRDLVDQGALEIVLEAYEAPRTPVRAVFPPSAIPPAKTHLFVDLLAERLKHERL